A window of Campylobacter lari subsp. lari contains these coding sequences:
- a CDS encoding YaaA family protein produces MKILFSPSEGKGKINTHTCLNEKSFIFSKLYDKRLEVIAKYNNFIKECDENVLEKFFGIKDKDELYDLSQDILKKDTTKAIQRYNGVAFKYLDYESLDEISKKYIDENVLIFSNLFGPILAKDLIPYYKLKQGEKIKNFNIEKFYKENFSSELDNFLENELIIDLRAKFYEKFYTIKQPFVTLTFLKNSKTLSHFAKAYRGKILRILASKNIHDKEALLENLPNDLKIKEIKIQGLKEEIILDIVS; encoded by the coding sequence ATGAAAATTTTATTTTCACCTAGCGAGGGTAAGGGTAAAATAAATACACATACTTGTTTAAACGAAAAATCATTCATATTTAGCAAATTATACGATAAAAGACTTGAAGTAATTGCCAAATATAATAATTTTATAAAAGAATGCGATGAAAATGTTCTTGAAAAATTTTTTGGTATCAAAGACAAAGATGAATTATATGATCTTAGCCAAGATATATTAAAAAAAGATACGACTAAAGCGATTCAAAGATACAATGGTGTTGCTTTTAAATATTTAGATTATGAAAGTTTGGATGAAATTTCTAAAAAATATATAGATGAAAATGTATTGATATTTTCAAATCTTTTTGGTCCTATTTTAGCAAAAGATTTAATACCTTATTATAAATTAAAACAAGGTGAGAAAATCAAAAATTTTAATATAGAAAAATTTTATAAAGAAAATTTTTCCAGTGAGCTTGATAATTTTTTAGAAAATGAATTAATAATCGATCTTAGAGCTAAATTTTATGAAAAATTTTACACCATTAAACAACCCTTTGTTACCCTCACTTTTTTAAAAAATTCCAAAACCTTAAGTCACTTTGCAAAGGCTTATAGGGGTAAAATATTAAGAATACTAGCAAGTAAAAATATACATGACAAAGAAGCTTTATTAGAAAATCTACCTAATGATTTAAAAATAAAAGAAATTAAAATACAGGGATTAAAAGAAGAGATAATCTTAGATATAGTAAGCTAA